One Halarcobacter ebronensis genomic window carries:
- the lspA gene encoding signal peptidase II: MIDKFKIACSIFIALLIVDQVIKFGFAHFGWGVQGPIISLQLAYNYGVAFSMFSFLAEYLKYIQLTLVIIGSFYLYKNQYLFKEYYLAIALLYAGGLSNILDRFTYGAVVDYVYWHYMFEFAIFNLADVLIDLAVALIIYKQFRNSKKSQETL; this comes from the coding sequence ATGATAGATAAATTTAAAATAGCTTGTTCTATTTTTATTGCATTATTAATAGTTGACCAAGTTATAAAATTTGGCTTTGCACACTTTGGTTGGGGTGTGCAAGGTCCTATTATCTCTTTACAACTTGCATATAATTATGGAGTAGCATTCTCAATGTTCTCTTTTTTGGCTGAATATTTAAAATATATTCAGTTAACTCTTGTGATTATTGGAAGCTTTTATTTATATAAAAATCAATATCTTTTTAAAGAGTACTATCTTGCAATTGCACTTTTATATGCAGGAGGCTTGTCAAATATTCTAGATAGGTTTACATATGGTGCAGTGGTGGATTATGTATATTGGCACTATATGTTTGAGTTTGCAATATTTAACTTAGCTGATGTGTTAATAGATTTAGCTGTTGCTTTAATAATATATAAGCAATTTAGGAATTCAAAAAAGAGTCAAGAGACTCTTTAG
- the glmM gene encoding phosphoglucosamine mutase: MKLFGTDGVRGKAGEYLDAITVLKLAKAAGIYFKKYSTTKKILVGKDTRRSGYMIENALVSGLTSVGYNVIQIGPMPTPAIAYLTESMRCDAGIMISASHNPFEDNGIKFFNNHGDKLGIESEAEIEKIFHNDDLLQAEEATGRNIGSSKRIDDVIGRYIVSIKSSFPHDLALNGIRVVLDCANGAAYKVAPTILDELGADVITVNNKPNGYNINESCGALHPEEVCNLVKEYRADIGIALDGDADRLVVVDEEGEVVDGDKLLGALALFLKNEKMLKGDACVATVMSNKALEDFLAIHKIGLIRANVGDKYVLDEMKKNGVNFGGEQSGHIIFSDVAKTGDGLASALQVLALILRSGKKASEVLNPFELYPQKLVNVKVLEKKPLNEIDGLEDILKGIREKGIRELIRYSGTENKIRLLLEGKDKKEVEKSMKELESFIKKVL; this comes from the coding sequence ATGAAACTATTTGGAACTGATGGTGTAAGAGGTAAAGCAGGGGAGTATCTTGATGCAATTACCGTATTAAAGCTGGCAAAAGCAGCTGGAATATATTTTAAAAAATATTCAACTACAAAGAAGATTTTAGTTGGAAAAGATACAAGAAGAAGTGGATATATGATAGAAAATGCACTTGTAAGTGGACTTACTTCAGTTGGATACAATGTTATTCAAATTGGACCAATGCCAACTCCAGCAATTGCATATTTGACTGAATCTATGAGATGTGATGCAGGAATTATGATTTCTGCTTCTCATAATCCTTTTGAAGATAATGGAATTAAATTTTTTAACAATCATGGAGATAAACTAGGAATTGAGAGTGAAGCTGAGATTGAAAAAATATTTCACAATGACGATTTACTTCAAGCAGAAGAAGCAACAGGGAGAAATATAGGCTCTTCAAAAAGAATTGATGATGTTATAGGAAGATATATTGTTTCAATTAAAAGTTCATTTCCCCATGATTTAGCGCTAAATGGGATAAGAGTTGTTCTTGATTGTGCAAATGGAGCAGCTTATAAAGTTGCACCTACAATTTTAGATGAATTGGGTGCTGATGTAATCACTGTAAATAACAAACCAAACGGTTACAACATAAATGAGAGTTGTGGTGCACTTCATCCAGAAGAGGTTTGTAATTTAGTTAAAGAGTATAGAGCTGACATTGGTATAGCTTTAGATGGTGATGCTGATAGACTTGTTGTTGTTGATGAAGAGGGAGAAGTTGTTGATGGAGATAAACTTCTAGGAGCTTTGGCACTATTTTTGAAAAATGAGAAGATGCTAAAAGGTGATGCTTGTGTAGCAACAGTAATGTCAAACAAAGCCCTTGAAGATTTTTTGGCAATCCATAAAATAGGTCTAATAAGAGCTAATGTTGGAGATAAATATGTTTTAGATGAGATGAAGAAAAATGGTGTAAATTTTGGTGGTGAACAAAGTGGACATATTATTTTTTCTGATGTTGCAAAAACAGGTGATGGTTTAGCTTCAGCTCTACAAGTTTTAGCACTTATTTTAAGAAGTGGGAAAAAAGCAAGTGAAGTGTTGAACCCTTTTGAACTTTATCCTCAAAAATTGGTTAATGTTAAAGTATTAGAGAAAAAACCATTAAATGAGATTGATGGCTTAGAAGATATTTTAAAAGGTATTAGAGAAAAAGGTATTAGAGAGTTAATTAGATACTCAGGAACTGAAAATAAAATTAGACTTCTTTTAGAGGGTAAAGATAAAAAAGAGGTTGAAAAGTCTATGAAAGAGTTAGAGTCTTTCATTAAAAAAGTTTTATGA
- the rpsT gene encoding 30S ribosomal protein S20 codes for MANHKSAEKRARQTGIKTERNRFYKTRIKNVVKNVLAAVETADKDKAVEAMKTANKYLHHCVSKGILKKANASRKVSRLQVKVNAL; via the coding sequence ATGGCAAATCATAAATCTGCTGAAAAAAGAGCAAGACAAACTGGAATCAAAACAGAAAGAAATAGATTCTATAAAACAAGAATTAAAAATGTTGTTAAAAACGTATTAGCTGCGGTTGAAACTGCAGATAAAGATAAAGCGGTTGAAGCAATGAAAACGGCTAACAAATACTTACATCACTGCGTTTCAAAAGGTATTCTTAAAAAAGCGAATGCTTCAAGAAAAGTTAGTAGATTACAAGTAAAAGTTAACGCTCTATAA